A single Primulina eburnea isolate SZY01 chromosome 11, ASM2296580v1, whole genome shotgun sequence DNA region contains:
- the LOC140804967 gene encoding ethylene-responsive transcription factor 5-like produces MASPDENLALESICQHLFDDFGFLDSHTCSSGSEISRTSSNSSSVISDLSFSSSNDSCSSPGFSCLFGLSNNSKFIDFEAKPRKNFAERKPSLNISIPQTNKKQFGVAKAGLEQINPAEQRRYRGVRQRPWGKFAAEIRDPNKKGTRVWLGTFDTALEAAKAYDAAAFKLRGSKAILNFPLEIGVSIPCPATETPKIGSRKRASESEAEEREAKEIKREELSEVKAEIDIIAAMPLTPSNWTAVWDFGDGMGIFEIPPLSPLSPYPSLGYPRQAGLTVV; encoded by the coding sequence ATGGCATCCCCAGATGAAAATTTAGCTCTTGAAAGCATATGCCAGCATCTTTTTGATGATTTTGGTTTCTTGGATAGCCATACTTGTTCTTCAGGGTCAGAGATTTCAAGAACTTCCAGCAATTCGAGTTCTGTGATTTCTGACTTGAGCTTTTCAAGCTCTAACGATTCATGCTCCAGTCCTGGATTTTCTTGCCTATTTGGCCTGAGCAATAACTCCAAATTCATAGATTTTGAAGCGAAGCCAAGGAAAAACTTTGCTGAAAGAAAGCCTTCGCTCAATATATCCATCCCTCAAACAAATAAGAAACAATTCGGAGTAGCAAAAGCGGGACTTGAACAGATTAATCCCGCCGAGCAGCGGCGTTATAGAGGCGTGAGGCAGCGGCCGTGGGGGAAGTTCGCAGCGGAGATACGCGATCCCAATAAGAAGGGAACCCGGGTTTGGCTCGGTACCTTCGATACGGCGTTGGAGGCGGCGAAAGCGTACGACGCGGCGGCATTCAAGCTAAGAGGAAGCAAAGCGATACTCAATTTCCCACTCGAAATCGGAGTTTCGATTCCTTGCCCCGCAACCGAGACGCCGAAAATTGGCAGCCGGAAAAGGGCTAGTGAAAGTGAGGCGGAAGAAAGAGAGGCGAAAGAAATTAAGAGAGAAGAATTAAGCGAAGTCAAGGCTGAAATTGATATAATAGCGGCGATGCCTTTAACGCCGTCGAATTGGACGGCGGTTTGGGACTTCGGAGATGGGATGGGCATCTTTGAAATTCCGCCGTTGTCTCCGTTATCTCCATATCCAAGTTTGGGGTATCCTAGGCAGGCCGGGCTTACCGTTGTGTGA